A part of Halobacillus shinanisalinarum genomic DNA contains:
- the spoVT gene encoding stage V sporulation protein T — MKATGIVRRIDDLGRVVIPKEIRRTLRIREGDPLEIFVDREGEVILKKYSPISELGDFAREYADALHESLEAPVLICDRDEFIAVSGESKKTYMGRQVGSRIEQVMEGRTSAFEKHPNPVEFVRDSEEDVISYIIHPIIAQGDPIGCVVAFNKEGTPIDEGSAKAVQTAASFLARQME; from the coding sequence ATGAAAGCAACAGGAATTGTACGCCGAATTGATGATTTAGGGCGTGTGGTGATCCCAAAGGAAATTCGCCGCACGCTTCGTATTAGAGAAGGTGATCCTTTAGAAATTTTCGTTGACCGCGAAGGGGAGGTCATTTTAAAGAAATATTCCCCAATCAGTGAACTTGGAGACTTCGCTCGCGAGTATGCAGACGCATTACATGAATCATTAGAAGCGCCTGTATTAATTTGCGATCGTGATGAATTTATCGCGGTATCCGGAGAATCGAAGAAAACATACATGGGCCGCCAAGTTGGCAGCCGCATCGAACAGGTGATGGAAGGACGTACATCAGCATTTGAAAAACATCCCAATCCGGTAGAATTTGTCCGTGATTCAGAAGAGGACGTTATTTCTTATATCATTCATCCTATTATTGCTCAAGGAGATCCCATCGGCTGTGTGGTTGCTTTTAACAAAGAAGGCACCCCTATTGATGAAGGCTCAGCAAAAGCTGTACAAACAGCAGCAAGCTTTTTAGCAAGACAAATGGAGTAG
- a CDS encoding putative polysaccharide biosynthesis protein encodes MNHSNSSHLIFKGAFLLTLSGLIGKVLSAGYRIPLQNIAGDLGFYIYQQIYPILGMALILSLYGFPVAISKLVAEVREQGKALSLSSFYVPALSWLFGICGVIFFIGYTQSDELAALMGDKHLTPSLQAAFFVFLFLPFPSLLRGVYQGGGNMQPTAISQVVEQFVRVLFIIMATIYVVNKGELYHIGIGASIASLGGIIASAIVFLFIINKNPPWTSGSMEYSSLAFLKTIVFYGLFICLNYMLLLLIQMTDALTLVPGLIEAGEESKRAKLLKGVFDRGQPLIQLGTVLASSLALAVVPSVTKRRLKEEPRLIEGYIFGSVKFSLLIAGGATAGLIVLFPFINELFFQDTEGTAVLRVLMLVILFSSLAITLSSILQGLGLVTHTAIVVLLAIAVKWGLNIWLVPSLKLNGAAIASIVSVVLVVVGHLVLLRHDFSLKKWLRLPWLSTSLAVLGMMGVLLALIQIKQGMDMSENRLFLLFYTLSLTAIGALTYFVLLIRLGALTKRELETLPYGRWLVRLLPKGLNR; translated from the coding sequence ATGAATCATTCAAACTCATCACATCTTATTTTCAAAGGTGCTTTTTTGCTTACTTTATCCGGTCTGATTGGAAAAGTATTAAGCGCAGGGTATCGTATTCCCCTGCAAAATATTGCTGGGGATTTAGGCTTTTATATTTATCAGCAAATTTACCCGATTTTAGGAATGGCTTTAATTCTTTCTTTATACGGGTTTCCGGTGGCCATCTCAAAGCTAGTGGCTGAAGTAAGGGAGCAGGGAAAAGCGTTGTCTTTATCCTCTTTTTATGTTCCTGCCTTATCGTGGCTGTTCGGGATCTGTGGGGTTATATTTTTTATAGGCTATACTCAATCGGATGAATTGGCTGCTTTGATGGGAGACAAGCACCTTACGCCTTCCTTACAAGCGGCATTTTTTGTGTTTCTATTTCTTCCTTTTCCTTCCCTGCTTAGAGGGGTTTATCAGGGGGGAGGGAACATGCAGCCAACGGCAATATCACAGGTAGTAGAGCAATTTGTACGCGTCCTCTTCATTATTATGGCTACCATTTATGTCGTTAACAAAGGGGAGCTCTATCATATAGGCATCGGAGCCTCTATTGCTTCATTAGGAGGGATTATAGCTTCTGCTATTGTTTTCCTTTTTATTATTAATAAAAACCCTCCATGGACGAGTGGATCTATGGAGTATTCGTCTCTTGCTTTTTTAAAGACGATTGTATTCTACGGGTTATTCATATGTCTTAATTACATGCTGTTGTTACTAATACAAATGACTGACGCTCTCACCCTTGTTCCTGGCTTAATCGAAGCAGGAGAGGAATCGAAGAGGGCGAAGCTGTTAAAAGGGGTGTTTGATCGTGGACAACCTCTAATTCAATTAGGGACTGTGCTAGCTTCTTCACTGGCCTTAGCTGTTGTTCCTTCTGTAACAAAAAGAAGGTTGAAAGAAGAGCCTCGTCTGATTGAGGGCTACATCTTTGGTTCAGTGAAGTTTAGTCTGTTGATTGCCGGTGGGGCAACGGCAGGGTTAATAGTATTATTCCCTTTCATTAATGAATTGTTTTTTCAAGATACAGAAGGGACTGCTGTCTTGCGAGTTCTTATGCTTGTGATTCTGTTTAGTTCGCTAGCTATTACGCTTTCCTCCATTCTTCAGGGGCTTGGTCTTGTAACACATACAGCTATTGTCGTGTTGTTGGCTATCGCTGTTAAATGGGGGTTGAATATCTGGCTAGTACCTTCTCTTAAACTAAATGGAGCGGCCATTGCTTCGATTGTGAGTGTGGTTCTCGTTGTCGTGGGCCATTTGGTTTTGCTAAGACACGACTTTTCGTTAAAGAAATGGCTGCGGCTTCCATGGCTTTCGACAAGCTTGGCTGTCCTTGGAATGATGGGTGTACTTTTGGCACTAATCCAAATTAAACAGGGAATGGATATGAGCGAGAACCGCTTATTCTTGCTATTTTATACATTAAGTCTTACAGCTATCGGTGCGCTGACTTATTTCGTATTATTAATACGTTTGGGCGCTCTTACTAAAAGGGAACTTGAGACTTTACCCTATGGAAGATGGCTCGTACGATTATTACCAAAGGGGTTGAACAGATGA